One Rhodothermales bacterium genomic window carries:
- a CDS encoding DUF4332 domain-containing protein has translation MAKLTTIEGIGDTLAEKMKKAGVGSVEALLKKGSTPAGRKEIAAKSGIDDKRVLRFVNHSDLMRIKGIGGEYSELLEAAGVDTVVELGTRKPENLHAKMVEVNAAKKLVRQLPTLAAVTDWCKQAKGLPRAVNY, from the coding sequence ATGGCAAAATTGACAACCATTGAAGGTATCGGCGACACGCTGGCTGAAAAAATGAAGAAAGCCGGCGTGGGCTCCGTCGAGGCGCTGCTCAAAAAAGGGAGCACGCCGGCGGGTCGCAAGGAGATCGCCGCGAAGAGCGGTATCGACGACAAGCGCGTCCTGCGCTTCGTCAATCACTCCGACCTCATGCGCATCAAGGGCATCGGCGGCGAGTATTCGGAGCTGCTGGAAGCGGCGGGTGTCGATACGGTCGTCGAACTCGGCACACGCAAGCCCGAAAATCTTCATGCGAAGATGGTGGAAGTGAACGCAGCCAAAAAGCTCGTCCGGCAGCTGCCGACGCTGGCGGCTGTGACGGATTGGTGCAAGCAGGCCAAAGGTCTTCCCCGCGCGGTCAACTACTGA
- the mscL gene encoding large-conductance mechanosensitive channel protein MscL, with the protein MLKEFKEFAVKGNVVDMAVGIIIGAAFGTIVQSLVNDVIMPPIGLALGNVDFSNLFLVIKEGATAGPYASLEIAKEAGAVSINYGAFINTVVSFLIVAFCVFLLVKSVNNFKKKEEAAPAAPPAPSAEEKLLGEIRDLLRARA; encoded by the coding sequence ATGCTCAAAGAGTTTAAAGAGTTTGCTGTCAAGGGCAATGTCGTCGACATGGCCGTCGGTATCATTATCGGCGCTGCGTTCGGCACGATCGTCCAGTCTCTCGTCAACGATGTCATCATGCCGCCCATCGGCCTGGCACTCGGTAACGTGGACTTCTCGAATCTATTCCTCGTAATCAAAGAAGGGGCGACTGCGGGTCCGTACGCCTCGCTGGAGATTGCGAAGGAAGCCGGGGCGGTCAGCATCAACTACGGCGCGTTCATCAACACCGTCGTGAGCTTTCTGATCGTCGCGTTCTGCGTTTTCCTCCTCGTCAAATCGGTCAACAACTTCAAGAAGAAGGAAGAAGCGGCACCTGCGGCGCCGCCGGCTCCTTCGGCTGAAGAAAAGCTGCTTGGCGAAATCCGCGACCTGCTGCGGGCGCGCGCCTGA
- a CDS encoding OmpA family protein, with the protein MQVGKAILITLVTLALLQFLTLTFRTEHIEADLLRRTRQRLEQGRAGIAIAQVSFAGRDATLEGPVSSEEEKLRVEGLVGVYPVRVVQNNLEVTLSEEAAANAMPPSRIPDAEMIFMLASSANQQLLLTGRLPDAETRDRFLQAARSSFPGHTVTDATVLDAGTAGPWVDGVLSMLPSISAVLRPALRVSATAVELRGDVPTTLQETVVLQDARAALAEVLPLQTNLRVLDAGAAPASASVIQMRQRLEAVLAGHRVQFLINTAELVPASKELLNRVAAVLGEAEDVHIEVQGHTDILGSVAMNNALSQSRADAVRDYLISQGIAPARLTAIGYGPTRPVATNTTQEGRIKNRRVEFSLKGGS; encoded by the coding sequence ATGCAAGTCGGCAAGGCCATACTCATCACGCTGGTTACATTAGCCCTGCTTCAGTTTCTGACGCTCACGTTCCGAACCGAGCACATCGAGGCCGATCTCCTGCGCCGCACCCGGCAGCGGCTCGAGCAGGGACGCGCCGGCATCGCCATCGCGCAGGTCTCGTTCGCCGGGCGCGACGCCACGCTGGAAGGACCGGTTTCGTCCGAGGAAGAAAAGCTGCGTGTGGAAGGGCTCGTCGGGGTATACCCGGTGCGCGTCGTGCAGAATAACCTCGAAGTCACGCTATCCGAAGAGGCTGCGGCGAACGCCATGCCTCCCTCGCGTATCCCGGATGCGGAGATGATTTTCATGTTGGCCTCCTCCGCCAACCAGCAGTTGCTGCTCACGGGCCGCCTGCCCGATGCGGAAACGCGTGACCGTTTCCTGCAGGCGGCGCGATCCTCGTTTCCAGGGCACACGGTGACGGACGCAACCGTGCTCGACGCCGGCACGGCCGGACCCTGGGTCGACGGCGTGCTGTCCATGTTGCCATCCATCAGCGCGGTGCTGCGTCCCGCGCTGCGGGTCAGCGCCACCGCCGTCGAACTCCGCGGCGACGTGCCCACGACGCTGCAGGAAACGGTCGTGCTGCAGGACGCTCGCGCGGCCCTCGCCGAAGTGCTGCCGCTCCAGACCAACCTGCGGGTGCTCGATGCCGGCGCGGCGCCGGCTTCGGCTTCGGTGATTCAGATGCGGCAACGGCTCGAGGCCGTGCTCGCCGGCCACCGGGTGCAATTCCTGATCAACACCGCCGAACTGGTGCCGGCGTCCAAAGAGTTGCTCAACCGCGTGGCCGCCGTCCTGGGCGAAGCCGAGGACGTGCACATCGAGGTCCAGGGCCATACGGACATCCTGGGCTCGGTGGCCATGAACAATGCCCTCAGCCAGAGCCGGGCGGATGCCGTTCGCGACTACCTGATCTCGCAGGGGATCGCGCCGGCGCGGCTGACGGCCATCGGCTATGGTCCGACCCGCCCCGTCGCCACCAACACCACCCAGGAAGGACGCATCAAAAATCGGCGTGTAGAATTCAGCTTAAAGGGAGGCTCCTAA
- a CDS encoding porin family protein, giving the protein MPSQPLIVSRTSIRRFAGLLLLIAVLAPARVLPAQPFRWGVGAGASYQQLVLDAPLPQWSDEGLVFPTLLVFGEAPLSRIEGPLGRRLHLGGGLRYNRQAGRIAWTFEVSESMQTFSGTFTIKQHYVSIPLWLRLDLGDSPLFLTAGPEASLLVAARKESRTDTPASARSRRDDAVAEQLNRLGVALRAGAGVRLGGRARAVLTYCGGLTSAKKNADQPVLVSDWQNREWAFELLYSLRE; this is encoded by the coding sequence ATGCCTTCTCAACCCCTGATCGTGTCCCGTACGTCCATTCGCCGGTTCGCCGGCCTGTTGCTGCTCATCGCCGTCCTCGCGCCCGCGCGGGTACTGCCGGCCCAGCCGTTTCGCTGGGGTGTCGGCGCCGGCGCATCCTACCAGCAGCTGGTGCTCGATGCGCCGCTGCCGCAGTGGTCGGATGAAGGGCTCGTTTTTCCCACCCTGCTCGTCTTTGGCGAGGCGCCGCTGTCGCGCATCGAGGGGCCGCTGGGCAGGCGGCTCCACCTCGGCGGCGGGCTGCGGTACAACCGCCAGGCCGGGCGGATCGCCTGGACGTTCGAGGTAAGCGAATCCATGCAGACCTTTTCCGGCACCTTCACGATCAAGCAGCACTACGTGTCCATCCCGCTCTGGCTCCGGCTCGATCTCGGCGATTCACCGCTCTTCCTGACCGCCGGCCCGGAGGCCAGCCTGCTCGTCGCCGCCCGCAAGGAATCGCGCACGGACACACCCGCTTCCGCGCGGTCCCGGCGCGACGACGCGGTGGCCGAACAGCTCAATCGCTTGGGCGTGGCGCTGCGCGCCGGCGCCGGCGTCCGGCTCGGCGGACGCGCCCGGGCCGTTCTGACGTACTGCGGCGGACTGACCTCGGCGAAAAAGAACGCCGATCAGCCGGTGCTGGTCTCGGACTGGCAGAACCGCGAGTGGGCCTTCGAACTGTTGTATTCGTTGCGGGAATGA
- the glpK gene encoding glycerol kinase GlpK: MKYILALDQGTTSSRAILFGHDGKIHGVAQQEFEQHFPRPGWVEHDPMEIWSSQLAVARDVLRKNGLTAADIAGIGITNQRETTVVWNRETGKPVFNAIVWQDRRTAGFCDDLRKAGHVDRFRSRTGLVLDAYFSGTKVNWILDNVPGAREMANAGSLAFGTIDSWLIWNLTGGRRHVTDVTNASRTLMYDIRAGVWDDELLRLLDVPHALLPEVCSSSEVYGETVADLFGAPIPIAGIAGDQQAALFGQMCTEQGMVKNTYGTGCFMLMNTGTEAVDSKNNLLTTVAWKIGDRTEYALEGSIFIAGAVVQWLRDGLGLFSSSAEVEALAAQVEDNGGVYLVPAFAGLGAPHWDPYARGTITGLTRGSTASHIARAALEGIAYQVGDVLSAMEADSGLRLAELRADGGAAANDMLMQFQADILGVPVVRPTVLETTALGAAYLAGLAVGYWESEAAIAGQWQVDRRFTPSMPADRVDLLKRGWQKALDRSKNWEAPS, translated from the coding sequence ATGAAATATATTCTCGCGCTCGATCAGGGCACCACCAGTTCTCGCGCCATTCTCTTCGGGCACGACGGCAAAATCCACGGCGTGGCGCAGCAGGAATTCGAGCAGCACTTCCCCCGCCCCGGCTGGGTCGAACACGATCCGATGGAGATCTGGTCGTCCCAGCTCGCCGTCGCCCGGGACGTGCTCCGCAAAAACGGACTTACCGCGGCGGACATCGCCGGCATCGGCATCACCAACCAGCGCGAAACGACCGTCGTCTGGAATCGGGAAACCGGGAAGCCGGTGTTCAACGCCATCGTCTGGCAGGATCGGCGGACCGCCGGCTTTTGCGACGACCTGCGCAAGGCGGGCCACGTGGATCGCTTCCGGTCGCGCACCGGCCTCGTGCTCGACGCCTACTTCTCCGGCACCAAGGTCAACTGGATCCTGGACAACGTACCCGGCGCCCGCGAAATGGCGAACGCCGGCTCGCTCGCGTTCGGGACGATCGACAGCTGGCTGATCTGGAATCTTACCGGCGGCCGCCGCCACGTGACCGACGTCACCAACGCCTCGCGCACGCTGATGTATGACATCCGGGCCGGCGTGTGGGACGACGAGCTGCTGCGCCTCCTGGACGTACCCCATGCGCTGCTGCCGGAAGTGTGCTCGTCGAGCGAGGTGTACGGCGAGACCGTCGCCGACCTCTTCGGCGCCCCCATCCCCATCGCGGGCATCGCCGGCGACCAGCAGGCCGCGCTGTTCGGCCAGATGTGCACGGAGCAGGGCATGGTGAAAAACACCTACGGCACAGGCTGCTTCATGCTGATGAACACCGGCACGGAAGCCGTCGATTCGAAAAACAACCTGCTGACCACCGTCGCATGGAAGATCGGCGACCGCACGGAATACGCGCTGGAAGGCAGCATCTTCATCGCCGGCGCCGTGGTGCAGTGGTTACGCGATGGCCTCGGGCTCTTCTCGTCGTCGGCCGAGGTGGAAGCGCTTGCAGCGCAGGTGGAGGACAACGGCGGCGTCTACCTCGTGCCGGCCTTTGCCGGCCTGGGCGCGCCGCACTGGGACCCCTACGCCCGCGGAACGATCACCGGCCTGACGCGAGGCAGCACGGCGTCGCATATCGCGCGCGCCGCGCTGGAAGGGATCGCCTACCAGGTGGGCGACGTGCTGTCCGCCATGGAGGCCGACTCCGGTCTGCGCCTCGCCGAACTCCGCGCCGACGGCGGTGCGGCCGCCAACGACATGCTGATGCAGTTCCAGGCGGATATCCTCGGCGTACCGGTCGTCCGCCCCACAGTGCTGGAGACCACGGCGCTAGGCGCCGCCTATCTCGCCGGCCTGGCGGTCGGCTACTGGGAAAGCGAAGCCGCGATCGCCGGTCAATGGCAGGTCGATCGCCGATTCACCCCCTCCATGCCGGCCGACCGTGTCGACCTGCTCAAACGCGGCTGGCAAAAAGCGCTGGACCGATCCAAAAACTGGGAAGCCCCCTCCTAA
- a CDS encoding MIP/aquaporin family protein translates to MTPFLAEFIGTAMLLLLGDGVVANVVLAQTKGHNAGWIVITIGWGMAVFTGVFCVATYSGAHLNPAVTIGLAAASNFPWADVPYYIIAQVLGAAFGSFLVWLMYRDHFERTDDPDAKLAVFCTAPAIRHTRNNLISEIVGTFVLVFGVLYMVQAEVGLGPLDALPVALLVLAIGLSLGGTTGYAINPARDLGPRIMHALLPISRKRDSDWGYAWIPIAGPILGGILAAGVYWLFR, encoded by the coding sequence ATGACACCATTTCTCGCGGAATTTATCGGCACCGCCATGCTGCTCCTGCTCGGGGACGGCGTGGTCGCCAACGTGGTCCTCGCCCAGACGAAAGGGCATAACGCCGGCTGGATCGTCATCACGATCGGCTGGGGCATGGCCGTTTTTACCGGCGTGTTCTGCGTCGCCACGTACAGCGGCGCGCACCTGAACCCGGCGGTGACCATCGGGCTCGCCGCCGCCAGCAATTTCCCGTGGGCCGACGTCCCCTATTACATCATCGCCCAGGTGCTCGGCGCGGCCTTTGGCTCGTTCCTGGTCTGGCTGATGTACCGGGACCACTTCGAGCGCACCGACGACCCGGACGCCAAGCTGGCCGTCTTTTGCACCGCGCCGGCCATCCGGCACACCCGCAACAACCTGATCTCGGAGATCGTCGGCACCTTCGTGCTCGTCTTCGGCGTGCTGTACATGGTTCAGGCGGAAGTCGGCCTCGGTCCGCTCGACGCCCTGCCCGTGGCGCTCCTCGTGCTGGCGATCGGGCTCTCCCTCGGCGGCACCACCGGATACGCCATCAACCCGGCGCGCGACCTCGGCCCCCGGATCATGCACGCGCTCCTTCCAATCTCCCGCAAGCGCGACAGCGACTGGGGATACGCCTGGATTCCGATCGCCGGCCCGATCCTCGGCGGCATCCTGGCCGCCGGCGTGTACTGGCTGTTCAGGTGA
- a CDS encoding AMP-binding protein, with protein sequence MIVRSPLPDITIPRVSLHAFIAERFAELADRPALIDGATGRTLTYDTLRISIERVAAGLHAFGLRPREKVALYSPNVPEYAVVFLAVSMNGAVNTTINPTYTADELHAQLMDSEAVYLVAHPAVIETAKKAAYGTHVRHIIVFGEAESCVPYETLRASKAPVPEVAIDPENDLIALPYSSGTTGLPKGVMLTHANIVGNVMQVMAALPVTSDDVLIGILPFYHIYGMTAIMGLALYAGATIVTMPRFEPESFLQNMQDHGVTLAFLVPPIILFLAKSPLVDRYDLSRLVHITSGAAPLSEALARMCQDRLGCTVRQGYGLTETSPVTHICSPLVPDRLGAVGTCIPNTEVLIADLSTGAPVATGETGEIWLRGPQVMRGYHNKPDATRDMIDTEGWLHTGDIGYTDAEGFLYVIDRVKELIKYKGLQIAPAELEAVLLTHADIADAAVIPSPDEEAGEVPKAFVVLKAGASLSETALMDYVAERVAPYKKVRKVAFVDQIPKVPSGKILRRVLVERERAGAG encoded by the coding sequence ATGATCGTTCGCAGTCCGCTACCCGACATCACCATTCCCCGTGTTTCGCTGCATGCCTTTATCGCCGAGCGGTTTGCGGAGCTGGCGGATCGGCCGGCGCTGATCGATGGCGCAACCGGACGCACCCTCACCTACGACACCCTGCGCATATCGATCGAACGCGTCGCCGCCGGCCTGCATGCGTTCGGGCTGCGGCCCCGCGAGAAGGTGGCGCTCTATAGCCCGAACGTGCCGGAGTACGCGGTCGTTTTTCTGGCGGTGTCGATGAACGGGGCGGTCAACACGACCATCAATCCAACCTACACGGCGGACGAGCTCCACGCGCAGCTGATGGATTCGGAGGCCGTCTACCTGGTTGCGCATCCGGCCGTGATCGAGACCGCCAAAAAGGCGGCCTATGGCACCCACGTCCGCCACATCATCGTCTTCGGCGAGGCGGAGAGCTGCGTGCCGTACGAAACCCTGCGCGCCTCGAAGGCTCCGGTCCCCGAGGTCGCGATCGATCCCGAAAACGACCTGATCGCACTGCCCTACAGCAGCGGCACGACCGGGTTGCCGAAGGGGGTCATGCTCACCCACGCCAACATCGTCGGCAATGTCATGCAGGTCATGGCGGCCCTGCCGGTGACGTCGGACGATGTGCTGATCGGCATCCTGCCCTTTTATCATATCTATGGGATGACGGCCATCATGGGACTGGCGCTCTACGCCGGCGCCACGATCGTGACGATGCCGCGCTTCGAGCCGGAGTCGTTCCTGCAAAACATGCAGGATCATGGCGTGACCCTGGCCTTCCTGGTGCCGCCCATCATCCTGTTCCTGGCCAAGAGCCCGCTCGTCGACCGATACGACCTCAGCCGGCTCGTCCATATCACGTCGGGTGCGGCGCCGCTGTCCGAGGCGCTGGCGCGGATGTGCCAGGACCGGCTCGGCTGCACGGTCCGGCAGGGCTACGGGCTTACCGAGACCAGCCCGGTCACGCACATCTGCTCGCCGCTGGTCCCGGATCGGCTCGGCGCCGTGGGCACGTGCATTCCGAATACCGAGGTGCTGATCGCGGACCTATCCACCGGCGCTCCGGTCGCGACCGGCGAAACCGGCGAAATCTGGCTCCGCGGCCCGCAGGTCATGCGCGGCTACCACAACAAGCCGGACGCCACGCGGGACATGATCGACACGGAGGGATGGCTGCATACCGGCGACATCGGCTACACCGACGCCGAAGGCTTTCTCTACGTCATCGACCGGGTGAAGGAGCTCATCAAATACAAAGGGCTCCAGATCGCGCCGGCCGAACTCGAGGCCGTCCTGCTCACGCATGCCGATATCGCCGACGCCGCCGTGATCCCGAGTCCGGACGAGGAGGCCGGCGAGGTGCCCAAGGCCTTCGTGGTCCTCAAAGCCGGCGCGTCGCTCTCGGAGACGGCGCTGATGGACTACGTGGCGGAACGCGTCGCTCCCTACAAGAAGGTCCGCAAGGTCGCCTTCGTCGATCAAATCCCCAAGGTGCCGTCCGGCAAGATCCTGCGCCGCGTCCTCGTCGAACGCGAGCGGGCCGGCGCGGGCTGA
- a CDS encoding DUF2513 domain-containing protein has translation MKRNLDLMRHILLQVEEQGDPAEPLIHALSLDDVDQHLVDEHVKLLIDSKMLEGEYKYTTNNRILFTAIRSLTSRGHDFLDNVRNPNVWNHIKERVQTTTGTASFDLIEDLSRQLVAAALSRPRTA, from the coding sequence ATGAAGCGAAATCTCGATCTGATGCGCCACATCCTGCTCCAGGTAGAAGAGCAGGGCGATCCGGCTGAGCCGTTGATCCACGCGCTTTCACTGGACGACGTGGATCAGCATCTCGTCGACGAGCACGTCAAGCTGCTCATCGACTCCAAGATGCTCGAAGGCGAATACAAATACACCACGAACAACCGCATCCTGTTTACGGCGATTCGCAGCCTGACGTCGCGCGGCCACGATTTCCTGGACAATGTCCGAAATCCGAACGTCTGGAATCATATCAAGGAGCGCGTGCAAACAACGACCGGCACCGCTTCTTTTGACCTCATCGAGGACCTGTCCCGCCAACTCGTCGCCGCGGCTCTAAGCCGCCCGAGAACGGCCTAG
- a CDS encoding formyltransferase family protein, producing the protein MLAGLACSDLAPHIAGMLQEQARQLGIPFATVARATIASDLEDWLIASRADAALVQTFPYRIPAAVLDLPRHGFFNIHPGKLPAFRGPDPVFWQIKQGSASGAATLHRMTPAFDDGPIVWMEEVAIGPEDTYGVHLSVLIEAAGRCIEQFIALLSAGELPALPAQSEAEAGYQGRPGLDDLTVDWSASDAAAIAALARAANPTYQGAVAFLRDTPVRILEARPTPFEPIPRLPAGTVIATTPDRGLLVLCAGGTVLQLAIVATDEGTFSGARFAALFGISIGEKFSMPAFVS; encoded by the coding sequence ATGCTGGCCGGACTCGCCTGTTCGGACCTCGCGCCTCACATCGCCGGCATGCTCCAGGAGCAGGCTCGCCAGCTCGGCATCCCCTTCGCCACCGTGGCCCGCGCCACGATCGCCTCGGATCTGGAGGACTGGCTCATCGCCAGCCGGGCCGATGCGGCCCTCGTGCAGACCTTCCCCTACCGCATCCCGGCCGCCGTGCTGGACCTCCCGCGGCACGGGTTCTTCAACATTCACCCGGGCAAGCTGCCGGCCTTTCGCGGCCCCGACCCCGTGTTCTGGCAGATCAAACAGGGCAGCGCGTCGGGCGCCGCCACGCTGCACCGGATGACGCCCGCGTTCGACGACGGGCCGATCGTGTGGATGGAGGAGGTGGCCATCGGGCCGGAAGACACGTATGGCGTGCACCTTAGCGTGCTGATCGAGGCCGCCGGCCGCTGCATCGAGCAGTTCATCGCGCTGCTGTCGGCCGGCGAGCTACCCGCGCTCCCGGCGCAATCCGAAGCCGAGGCCGGCTATCAGGGCCGGCCCGGCCTCGACGACCTCACGGTCGACTGGTCCGCGTCCGACGCCGCCGCCATCGCGGCGCTGGCGCGCGCCGCCAATCCGACCTATCAGGGGGCGGTGGCTTTCCTGCGCGACACGCCGGTCCGCATCCTGGAGGCGCGCCCGACGCCGTTCGAGCCGATTCCCCGGCTGCCGGCAGGCACCGTCATCGCCACGACGCCGGATCGCGGCCTGCTCGTGCTCTGCGCGGGCGGCACCGTGCTCCAGCTCGCCATCGTCGCCACTGACGAAGGCACATTCAGCGGCGCCCGCTTCGCCGCCCTGTTCGGGATCTCCATCGGGGAGAAATTTTCAATGCCGGCGTTCGTATCTTGA
- a CDS encoding OsmC family protein yields the protein MIHIQVERVDDAFHFVGRNDRGNTVHMDTGVEDGGSGQGAGPMQTLLMALGGCSGIDIVSILKKGRQDITSFRVDFEAERAQGEIPSLYTRIHAHYALEGDLDPDKVRRAIDLSLEKYCSVAKTLEKTAQITYSFSVNAVDYAQ from the coding sequence ATGATTCATATCCAGGTGGAGCGTGTTGACGACGCGTTCCATTTCGTGGGCCGCAACGACCGCGGCAATACCGTGCACATGGATACCGGTGTCGAAGATGGCGGCTCTGGCCAGGGCGCCGGGCCGATGCAAACCCTCCTGATGGCGCTTGGCGGCTGCAGCGGGATCGACATCGTATCGATCCTGAAAAAAGGCCGGCAGGACATCACGTCGTTCCGCGTCGATTTCGAGGCTGAACGCGCCCAGGGGGAGATACCATCCCTCTACACACGCATCCACGCCCATTACGCCCTCGAGGGCGACCTCGACCCCGACAAGGTGCGCCGCGCCATCGACCTGAGCCTCGAAAAATACTGCTCCGTGGCCAAGACGCTCGAAAAAACGGCCCAGATCACGTACTCGTTCTCCGTCAACGCTGTCGATTATGCCCAGTAA
- a CDS encoding aminotransferase class I/II-fold pyridoxal phosphate-dependent enzyme, giving the protein MPSNAPHDPSKSLHEETRAIRTQTERSTQREHATSIFMTSSFLFDDAEHARALFAKERSGNIYARYSNPSVDEFVVKMCELEEAADGIAVASGMSAVFTGLAGLLKSGDHILASRSVFGSTHQILTQLLPRWGITHSYADIEAPERWEALIQPNTKICYVETPSNPALDLIDLDWLAGLCKARGVLLFVDNIFATPILQKPMRHGADLVMHSATKYIDGQGRGIGGVILGSAEIIEPIRFFARHTGPSLSPFNAWMFSKSLETLAVRMERHCANALALARFLEGHPGVEFVKYPYLPSHPQHELARRQMSAGGGVVTFGVKGGIEQGRRFLDALALCSLSANLGDTRSIATHPASTTHSSLSEEDRQAVGILPGLVRISVGLEHIDDIVADIDQALNRSA; this is encoded by the coding sequence ATGCCCAGTAACGCCCCCCACGACCCCTCGAAATCCCTGCACGAAGAAACCCGCGCCATCCGCACCCAGACCGAGCGCTCGACGCAGCGCGAACACGCGACGTCGATCTTCATGACGTCCAGCTTCCTGTTCGACGACGCCGAACATGCGCGCGCCCTGTTCGCCAAGGAGCGAAGCGGCAACATCTATGCGCGGTACAGCAACCCGAGCGTCGACGAGTTCGTGGTCAAGATGTGCGAACTGGAGGAGGCGGCGGACGGCATCGCCGTCGCGTCGGGGATGTCGGCGGTGTTCACCGGGCTCGCCGGCCTGCTCAAGAGCGGCGACCACATCCTGGCGTCGCGGTCTGTCTTCGGCTCCACGCACCAGATCCTGACCCAGCTGCTCCCGCGCTGGGGTATCACGCACAGCTACGCCGACATCGAGGCGCCCGAGCGCTGGGAGGCGCTCATCCAGCCGAATACGAAGATCTGCTACGTCGAGACGCCGTCCAACCCGGCGCTGGACCTGATCGACCTCGACTGGCTCGCCGGCCTCTGCAAGGCGCGCGGGGTGCTGCTTTTTGTCGACAACATCTTCGCCACGCCGATCCTCCAGAAGCCGATGCGGCACGGCGCCGACCTCGTGATGCACTCCGCCACCAAATACATCGACGGCCAGGGGCGCGGCATCGGGGGCGTGATTCTGGGGAGCGCGGAAATCATCGAGCCCATCCGGTTTTTCGCGCGGCACACCGGTCCGTCGCTTTCGCCCTTCAATGCCTGGATGTTCAGCAAAAGCCTCGAGACGCTGGCGGTGCGCATGGAGCGGCACTGCGCCAACGCCCTGGCGCTGGCGCGCTTCCTCGAAGGACACCCGGGCGTTGAGTTCGTGAAGTACCCGTATCTGCCCTCGCACCCGCAGCACGAGCTGGCGCGGCGGCAGATGTCGGCCGGCGGCGGCGTGGTGACGTTCGGCGTCAAGGGGGGGATCGAGCAGGGCCGGCGGTTTCTGGACGCCCTGGCGCTGTGCTCGCTCTCGGCCAATCTGGGCGACACGCGGTCCATTGCCACCCACCCCGCCAGCACCACCCACAGCTCGCTCAGCGAAGAAGATCGGCAGGCCGTTGGTATTTTACCCGGACTTGTCCGAATTTCGGTCGGTTTAGAACACATCGACGACATCGTCGCCGATATCGATCAGGCGTTGAACCGCAGCGCCTGA